CTGCGCCGAGGCGGGGTTGGTTCCGTGCGCCGAGGTGGGGATCAGGCAGACATCACGATGCGTATCACCGCAGGCGATGTGGTAGTTGCGGATTGTTAGCAGGCCAGCATACTCACCCTGCGCACCGGAATTTGGCTGCATGGAGAAAGCGTCGTAGCCGGTGATCTGGCAAAGCTTGGCAGACAGATCCTCGATCATTTCCTTATAGCCGGCGGCCTGTTCGACCGGGGCGAAAGGATGCATGTCGGAGAATTCCGGCCAGGTGATCGGCAGCATTTCGGCCGTGGCATTCAGCTTCATCGTGCACGAGCCAAGCGGGATCATTGCACGATCGAGCGCCAGATCGCGATCCGAAAGACGGCGGATGTAGCGCGTCATTTCGCTTTCAGCACGGTTCATGTGGAAGATCGGATGCGTCATGTAGGCCGATGTCCGCAGCAGATCCTTCGGAAGACGGTAATCTGCTTCGAAATCCGAGACAGCGAAATTGCCGCCGAAGGCACGCCAGACCGCTTCCAGCGTTGCGGGACGCGTGCGCTCATCCAGTGACATGCCGATCTTGGTTGTGCCGACCTTGCGAAGGTTGACGCCTTCGGCAACGGCGGCGCGCAGGATGAGGCCCTGCATATGCCCGACCTCAACGGTGATCGTATCGAAGAATGCGTCAGGCTCTACCATATAGCCGAGCTTTTCCAGGCCCTTGGCCATCAGCACAGCTTTTCTGTGAACCTGCTGGGCGATGGCCTTCAGACCTTCGGGTCCGTGGAATACGCCGTACATGGAAGCCATGACAGCGAGAAGCACCTGCGCGGTGCAGATGTTTGACGTCGCTTTTTCGCGGCGAATATGCTGCTCGCGCGTTTGCAGCGACAGACGATAAGCCCGGTTGCCGCGCGCATCGACTGAGACGCCAACGAGACGACCCGGCATGGAGCGCTTGTGCGCATCCTTCACAGCCATGAAGGCTGCGTGCGGACCACCATAACCCATGGGAACGCCGAAGCGCTGGGACGAACCGATTGCGATGTCCGCACCCATTTCGCCTGGAGACTTGAGGAGTGTCAGCGCCAGCAGGTCGGACGCCATGGCTGCCACGGCACCAGTCTGGTGCAGGCGGGCGATCAGACCGGAGAAATCCTGCGCATGACCGTGTGTACCCGGATACTGGAAAATCGCGCCAAACACATCGACAGGATCGAGATCCGTAAACGGATTTCCAATGATGACCTTCCAGCCAAGCGGCGCCGCGCGGGTTTCAATCAATGCGATCGTCTGCGGATGGCAGGCCGCATCCACGAAAAAGGCTGTTGCCTTGGATTTCGCCTGACGCTGGCAGAGCGCCATGGCTTCAGCGGCTGCGGTTGCTTCATCGAGAAGCGAAGCATTGGCGACATCGAGACCTGTCAGGTCGCAGATCATGGTCTGGAAGTTCAGAAGGGCTTCCAGGCGGCCCTGCGAGATCTCTGGCTGGTAGGGCGTATAGGCCGTGTACCAGGCAGGGTTTTCCAGAATATTGCGCTGGATGACCGGAGGCGTGATCGTACCATAGTAGCCCTGTCCAATCAGCGACGTCAGGGGCTGGTTCTTGTTTGCGGTCTCACGCAGACGATCCAGGGCCTCGCGTTCGGTCAGAGCCGCACCCCATGCCAGCGGCTCGCGCTGGCGAATGGAGGATGGCACTGTTGCGTCGATCAGGGCGTCTAGCGACGGATAACCGATAACCTTCAGCATTTCCTTCATTTCGGAAGGAGAGGGACCAATGTGCCGCCGATTGGCGAAATCATAGGGCTGATAGTCGGTGAAATGGAAATCGCGGGTGTCAGACATTAGCCAACCAGCTCCTTATAGGCCGCTTCGTCCAGAAGATCATTGGCGTCGGCAACATTGCTGAGCTTCAGCTTGAAGAACCAGCCTGCGCCCTGCGGATCGGAATTGACCAGCGATGGGTCGGAGGTGATCGCCTCATTGATCTCGACGATCTCGCCGTCGAGGGGACAATACACGTCGGACGCAGCTTTCACGCTCTCGACCGTTGCGGCTTCGCCGTTCTTGGCGAATGTGCTGCCGACTTCCGGCAGTTCCACAAATACGAGATCACCGAGCTGGTCTGCAGCGTGCTGCGTGATGCCAACAGTTGCAACATCGCCATCAAGCTTCAGCCATTCGTGTTCAGCGGTAAATTTCAACATGGTTCTCTCCGGAAGTTTTTTAGCGTTTGTAGGTAGGGGTAATAAACGGCAGGGACGCGACCGTCAGCGGCAGGTATTTGCCTCGAACTTCCGCAAACACCTGTTGGCCGGGCACCGCGAGTTCGCTCGGCACGTAACCCATGGCAACGGGGCCTTCGACAGAAGGACCGAAGGTCCCGGATGTCACTTCGCCGATTTCGCGCTGGCCTTCAGCATCCGCAAAAAGCTTGGCATGGGCGCGCACCGGTGCCTTGCCCTCGGGCTTCAGGCCGACGCGGCGGCGGCTTGTCTTGTTCGCCAACTCGCCGAGAATGCGTCCGGCGCCCGGGAAGCCGCCTTCACGTTCGCCACCAGCGCGACGTGCCTTCTGGATGGCCCATTCCAATGAAGCCTCGATCGGTGACGTGGTCGTGTCGATGTCGTTGCCGTAGAGGCACAAACCCGCTTCGAGGCGCAGAGAATCGCGCGCACCGAGACCGATGGCTTCGCAATCTTCATGGGCCAGCAATGCCTTGGCCAATTCTTCGGCTTTGTCCGAAGGAACGGAGATTTCGTACCCGTCTTCGCCCGAATAGCCAGAACGGGAAACGATGCAGTCAGCACCCACCAAAGTCACATCGCGGACGTCCATGAACTTCATGGCGGCGACTTCGGGAGCGAGTGAGGCGAGAACGGCTTCCGCTGCCGGGCCTTGAAGCGCGATCAGGGCACGATCTTCGAGCAGCGTTACAGAACAGCCGGAAAGATGCGCCTTCATGTGAGCGACATCGGCTTCCTTGCAGGCCGCATTTACCACGACAAGCAGGTGATCGCCGCGATTGGTGATCATCAGATCATCCAGTATTCCGCCGTTGTCATCCGTGAAGAAACCATAACGCTGGCGACCTTCCTTCAGGCCCAGAATATCGACCGGAACGAGCTTTTCCAGTGCGAGGGCTGCATCGGCAACGGCGCCCGAGGCTGCCTTCACCAGCACCTGGCCCATGTGAGAGACGTCGAAAAGGCCAGCTTTTGCGCGCGTATGAAGGTGTTCCTTTAAAACGCCTGCCGGATATTGAACCGGCATGTCGTATCCCGCGAACGGCACCATGCGTGCGCCGAGCGAGATGTGAAGTGCATGGAGTGGGGTAGTGGACAGTGGGCCGCTATCGGTCAAGAACGCCTCCAGATCAGGTGCGGCTTGGCCGCACGGGCTCAGTTACTGACGCCAAAACAGCGCCTTTCAAAGAGCCCCCTCTGTCCTTTGCGCCTGAGATTGTTATCCCTTCGGCGAGCC
The window above is part of the Rhizobium rhizoryzae genome. Proteins encoded here:
- the gcvP gene encoding aminomethyl-transferring glycine dehydrogenase produces the protein MSDTRDFHFTDYQPYDFANRRHIGPSPSEMKEMLKVIGYPSLDALIDATVPSSIRQREPLAWGAALTEREALDRLRETANKNQPLTSLIGQGYYGTITPPVIQRNILENPAWYTAYTPYQPEISQGRLEALLNFQTMICDLTGLDVANASLLDEATAAAEAMALCQRQAKSKATAFFVDAACHPQTIALIETRAAPLGWKVIIGNPFTDLDPVDVFGAIFQYPGTHGHAQDFSGLIARLHQTGAVAAMASDLLALTLLKSPGEMGADIAIGSSQRFGVPMGYGGPHAAFMAVKDAHKRSMPGRLVGVSVDARGNRAYRLSLQTREQHIRREKATSNICTAQVLLAVMASMYGVFHGPEGLKAIAQQVHRKAVLMAKGLEKLGYMVEPDAFFDTITVEVGHMQGLILRAAVAEGVNLRKVGTTKIGMSLDERTRPATLEAVWRAFGGNFAVSDFEADYRLPKDLLRTSAYMTHPIFHMNRAESEMTRYIRRLSDRDLALDRAMIPLGSCTMKLNATAEMLPITWPEFSDMHPFAPVEQAAGYKEMIEDLSAKLCQITGYDAFSMQPNSGAQGEYAGLLTIRNYHIACGDTHRDVCLIPTSAHGTNPASAQMVGMKVVPVKAKENGDVDLDDFRAKAEQYASSLSACMITYPSTHGVFEETVREICEITHQHGGQVYLDGANMNAMVGLSRPGDIGSDVSHLNLHKTFCIPHGGGGPGMGPIGVKSHLAPYLPGHPEWDGREGAVSAAPFGSPSILPISWSYCLMMGGEGLTQATKVAILNANYIASRLAGSYDVLYKSASGRVAHECIIDTRPLSASAGVTVDDIAKRLVDCGFHAPTMSWPVAGTLMIEPTESETKAEIDRFCDAMLAIREEARQIEEGKMDRENNPLKNAPHTVEDLVGEWNRPYSREQACFPPGSFRVDKYWSPVNRIDNVYGDRNLVCTCPPMEEYAEAAE
- the gcvH gene encoding glycine cleavage system protein GcvH — protein: MLKFTAEHEWLKLDGDVATVGITQHAADQLGDLVFVELPEVGSTFAKNGEAATVESVKAASDVYCPLDGEIVEINEAITSDPSLVNSDPQGAGWFFKLKLSNVADANDLLDEAAYKELVG
- the gcvT gene encoding glycine cleavage system aminomethyltransferase GcvT: MVPFAGYDMPVQYPAGVLKEHLHTRAKAGLFDVSHMGQVLVKAASGAVADAALALEKLVPVDILGLKEGRQRYGFFTDDNGGILDDLMITNRGDHLLVVVNAACKEADVAHMKAHLSGCSVTLLEDRALIALQGPAAEAVLASLAPEVAAMKFMDVRDVTLVGADCIVSRSGYSGEDGYEISVPSDKAEELAKALLAHEDCEAIGLGARDSLRLEAGLCLYGNDIDTTTSPIEASLEWAIQKARRAGGEREGGFPGAGRILGELANKTSRRRVGLKPEGKAPVRAHAKLFADAEGQREIGEVTSGTFGPSVEGPVAMGYVPSELAVPGQQVFAEVRGKYLPLTVASLPFITPTYKR